The genomic segment CATGGTGCGCGGCCCGATGATCGGTGCCGTCACCACCGGGTTCTTCAGCAGCCAGGCCAGCGCCACATCGGCAGGCTTCTCGCCCAGATCCTTGCAGAGCTGCTCGTAGGACTCCAGCTGGGGGCGGTACTTCTCGATCTGCTTCTGCTGGCGCTCATCGGCGCGGCGGCCCTCCGTCACCTTCTGCAGCACGCCGCCCAGCAGGCCGCCGCCCAGCGGGCTCCAGGGGATGATGCCCAGCCCATAGTGGCGGCAGGCGGGGATGACCTCAAGCTCGATGGTGCGGGCGTTGAGGTTGTAGAGGCTCTGCTCGGAGACGAGGCCCATGAAGTGGCGGGGCGCGGCGCTGCCCTGGGCCGTGGCGATGTCCCAGCCCGCAAAGTTGCTGCTGCCGACATAGAGCACCTTGCCCTCGCGCACCAGCTGCTCCATGGCCTGCCAGACCTCCTCCCAGGGGGTCGAGCGGTCGATGTGGTGCATCTGGTACAGGTCGATATGGTCGGTCTGCAGGCGGCGCAGGCTATCCTCGCAGGCCTTGCGGATGTGGTAGGCCGAGAGCCGCAGGTCGTTGGGGCCGTCGCCCATCTTGCCATAGACCTTGGTGGCGATCACCACCTGATCGCGACGCCCGCCCTGGGCGAACCAGCGCCCGATGATCTGCTCGGTGATGCCCTCGCCCTGCTTCCAGCCGTAGACATTGGCCGTGTCGAAGAAGTTGATCCCCAGCTCCAGCGCCTTGTCCATGATCGCAAAGCTGTCGGCCTCGGTGGTGAGCGGGCCGAAGTTCATGGTGCCCAGGCACAGTCGGCTGACGCTCAGGCCGGTGCGGCCCAGATGGGTGTACTGCATGTCGATAGTCCTTTTCTGCTGGTGAGGCAGCCATATCTTCTTCAATATGGCCTGCCGCTGCCGCTTCCTGCGCCGTCGAGGGCGGC from the Chloroflexia bacterium SDU3-3 genome contains:
- a CDS encoding aldo/keto reductase, whose translation is MQYTHLGRTGLSVSRLCLGTMNFGPLTTEADSFAIMDKALELGINFFDTANVYGWKQGEGITEQIIGRWFAQGGRRDQVVIATKVYGKMGDGPNDLRLSAYHIRKACEDSLRRLQTDHIDLYQMHHIDRSTPWEEVWQAMEQLVREGKVLYVGSSNFAGWDIATAQGSAAPRHFMGLVSEQSLYNLNARTIELEVIPACRHYGLGIIPWSPLGGGLLGGVLQKVTEGRRADERQQKQIEKYRPQLESYEQLCKDLGEKPADVALAWLLKNPVVTAPIIGPRTMEQLDGSLRALEITLSDETLARLDEIWPGPGGEAPNAYAW